One segment of Podarcis muralis chromosome 17, rPodMur119.hap1.1, whole genome shotgun sequence DNA contains the following:
- the LOC114587564 gene encoding adiponectin receptor protein 1-like isoform X8, with the protein MEPLKERAGWCAGYPGEEAVAEMRPLLQEDIGQDGIAMRVEPTGWGTDDPDLEENEVGTDPVRVMMLPLQAQHAMEKMEEFVLKVWEGRWRVMPYDVLPDWLKDNDFLLHGHRPPMPSFRACFRSIFRLHTETGNIWTHLLGFLFFLVLGIGYMISPNMKYVAPIQERLVFGMFFLGAILCLCFSWLFHTVYCHSEEVSRTFSKLDYSGIALLTMGSFVPWLYYSFYCSPQPQLIYLVIICVLGVTAIMVSQWDHFATPQYRAVRAGVFLGLGLSGLVPTLHFMIAEGFIKATTVGQIGWLFLMAILYILGVGLYAARIPERFFPGKCDIWVIIVLHKVLFLFWVKCAACPLFWTLEESVKPWLG; encoded by the exons aTGGAGCCCCTGAAGGAGAGGGCTGGGTGGTGCGCAGGGTACCCGGGGGAGGAGGCTGTCGCTGAAATGAGACCCTTGCTGCAAGAGGACATCGGCCAG GATGGCATTGCGATGAGGGTTGAGCCTACAGGCTGGGGGACAGATGACCCAGACTTAGAGGAGAATGAGGTTGGCACAGATCCTGTTCGGGTCATGATGTTGCCACTTCAAGCCCAGCATGCCATGGAGAAGATGGAAGAATTTGTCCTGAAG GTCTGGGAGGGCCGCTGGCGTGTCATGCCTTATGATGTGCTGCCTGACTGGCTGAAGGACAATGACTTCCTCCTCCATGGGCACCGGCCGCCCATGCCCTCCTTCCGTGCTTGTTTCCGAAGCATCTTCCGCCTCCACACGGAGACAGGCAACATCTGGACACATCTGCTTG ggTTCCTCTTCTTCTTGGTCTTGGGCATAGGATACATGATCAGCCCCAACATGAAGTACGTTGCCCCCATCCAGGAGCGTCTTGTCTTTGGAATGTTCTTCTTGGGAGCCATCCTTTGCCTCTGCTTCTCCTGGCTGTTCCACACGGTCTACTGCCACTCAGAGGAGGTTTCCCGCACCTTCTCCAA ACTGGATTACTCTGGAATCGCCCTGCTCACCATGGGCAGTTTTGTTCCCTGGCTCTATTACTCCTTTTACTGTTCACCTCAACCCCAACTCATCTACCTCGTCATCATTTGTGTCCTGGGCGTCACGGCCATCATGGTGTCGCAGTGGGACCACTTTGCCACCCCACAGTACCGGGCCGTCCGAGCAG GGGTGTTCCTGGGCCTGGGGCTGAGTGGCTTGGTGCCCACACTCCACTTCATGATTGCTGAAGGATTCATCAAGGCCACGACTGTGGGGCAGATCGGCTGGCTCTTCCTCATGGCAATCCTCTACATCCTGGGCGTGGGCCTGTACGCTGCCCGAATCCCTGAACGCTTCTTCCCGGGCAAGTGTGACATATGG GTTATTATAGTGTTGCACAaagtcctttttcttttttgggttaaATGTGCTGCCTGTCCATTGTTCTGGACTCTGGAGGAATCTGTCAAGCCCTGGCTAGGATGA
- the LOC114587564 gene encoding adiponectin receptor protein 1-like isoform X7, with translation MEPLKERAGWCAGYPGEEAVAEMRPLLQEDIGQDGIAMRVEPTGWGTDDPDLEENEVGTDPVRVMMLPLQAQHAMEKMEEFVLKVWEGRWRVMPYDVLPDWLKDNDFLLHGHRPPMPSFRACFRSIFRLHTETGNIWTHLLGFLFFLVLGIGYMISPNMKYVAPIQERLVFGMFFLGAILCLCFSWLFHTVYCHSEEVSRTFSKLDYSGIALLTMGSFVPWLYYSFYCSPQPQLIYLVIICVLGVTAIMVSQWDHFATPQYRAVRAGVFLGLGLSGLVPTLHFMIAEGFIKATTVGQIGWLFLMAILYILGVGLYAARIPERFFPGKCDIWFHSHQIFHVLVVAAACVHLHGVSQLQAFRSSLGGTCTENTVL, from the exons aTGGAGCCCCTGAAGGAGAGGGCTGGGTGGTGCGCAGGGTACCCGGGGGAGGAGGCTGTCGCTGAAATGAGACCCTTGCTGCAAGAGGACATCGGCCAG GATGGCATTGCGATGAGGGTTGAGCCTACAGGCTGGGGGACAGATGACCCAGACTTAGAGGAGAATGAGGTTGGCACAGATCCTGTTCGGGTCATGATGTTGCCACTTCAAGCCCAGCATGCCATGGAGAAGATGGAAGAATTTGTCCTGAAG GTCTGGGAGGGCCGCTGGCGTGTCATGCCTTATGATGTGCTGCCTGACTGGCTGAAGGACAATGACTTCCTCCTCCATGGGCACCGGCCGCCCATGCCCTCCTTCCGTGCTTGTTTCCGAAGCATCTTCCGCCTCCACACGGAGACAGGCAACATCTGGACACATCTGCTTG ggTTCCTCTTCTTCTTGGTCTTGGGCATAGGATACATGATCAGCCCCAACATGAAGTACGTTGCCCCCATCCAGGAGCGTCTTGTCTTTGGAATGTTCTTCTTGGGAGCCATCCTTTGCCTCTGCTTCTCCTGGCTGTTCCACACGGTCTACTGCCACTCAGAGGAGGTTTCCCGCACCTTCTCCAA ACTGGATTACTCTGGAATCGCCCTGCTCACCATGGGCAGTTTTGTTCCCTGGCTCTATTACTCCTTTTACTGTTCACCTCAACCCCAACTCATCTACCTCGTCATCATTTGTGTCCTGGGCGTCACGGCCATCATGGTGTCGCAGTGGGACCACTTTGCCACCCCACAGTACCGGGCCGTCCGAGCAG GGGTGTTCCTGGGCCTGGGGCTGAGTGGCTTGGTGCCCACACTCCACTTCATGATTGCTGAAGGATTCATCAAGGCCACGACTGTGGGGCAGATCGGCTGGCTCTTCCTCATGGCAATCCTCTACATCCTGGGCGTGGGCCTGTACGCTGCCCGAATCCCTGAACGCTTCTTCCCGGGCAAGTGTGACATATGG tTCCACTCCCACCAAATCTTCCATGTGCTGGTGGTGGCGGCTGCTTGTGTCCATCTCCACGGGGTCTCCCAGCTGCAAGCGTTCCGCTCTTCCTTGGGGGGCACCTGCACCGAGAACACTGTGCTCTGA
- the LOC114587564 gene encoding adiponectin receptor protein 1-like isoform X9 — translation MEPLKERAGWCAGYPGEEAVAEMRPLLQEDIGQDGIAMRVEPTGWGTDDPDLEENEVGTDPVRVMMLPLQAQHAMEKMEEFVLKVWEGRWRVMPYDVLPDWLKDNDFLLHGHRPPMPSFRACFRSIFRLHTETGNIWTHLLGFLFFLVLGIGYMISPNMKYVAPIQERLVFGMFFLGAILCLCFSWLFHTVYCHSEEVSRTFSKLDYSGIALLTMGSFVPWLYYSFYCSPQPQLIYLVIICVLGVTAIMVSQWDHFATPQYRAVRAGVFLGLGLSGLVPTLHFMIAEGFIKATTVGQIGWLFLMAILYILGVGLYAARIPERFFPGKCDIWVWNISFLKGQ, via the exons aTGGAGCCCCTGAAGGAGAGGGCTGGGTGGTGCGCAGGGTACCCGGGGGAGGAGGCTGTCGCTGAAATGAGACCCTTGCTGCAAGAGGACATCGGCCAG GATGGCATTGCGATGAGGGTTGAGCCTACAGGCTGGGGGACAGATGACCCAGACTTAGAGGAGAATGAGGTTGGCACAGATCCTGTTCGGGTCATGATGTTGCCACTTCAAGCCCAGCATGCCATGGAGAAGATGGAAGAATTTGTCCTGAAG GTCTGGGAGGGCCGCTGGCGTGTCATGCCTTATGATGTGCTGCCTGACTGGCTGAAGGACAATGACTTCCTCCTCCATGGGCACCGGCCGCCCATGCCCTCCTTCCGTGCTTGTTTCCGAAGCATCTTCCGCCTCCACACGGAGACAGGCAACATCTGGACACATCTGCTTG ggTTCCTCTTCTTCTTGGTCTTGGGCATAGGATACATGATCAGCCCCAACATGAAGTACGTTGCCCCCATCCAGGAGCGTCTTGTCTTTGGAATGTTCTTCTTGGGAGCCATCCTTTGCCTCTGCTTCTCCTGGCTGTTCCACACGGTCTACTGCCACTCAGAGGAGGTTTCCCGCACCTTCTCCAA ACTGGATTACTCTGGAATCGCCCTGCTCACCATGGGCAGTTTTGTTCCCTGGCTCTATTACTCCTTTTACTGTTCACCTCAACCCCAACTCATCTACCTCGTCATCATTTGTGTCCTGGGCGTCACGGCCATCATGGTGTCGCAGTGGGACCACTTTGCCACCCCACAGTACCGGGCCGTCCGAGCAG GGGTGTTCCTGGGCCTGGGGCTGAGTGGCTTGGTGCCCACACTCCACTTCATGATTGCTGAAGGATTCATCAAGGCCACGACTGTGGGGCAGATCGGCTGGCTCTTCCTCATGGCAATCCTCTACATCCTGGGCGTGGGCCTGTACGCTGCCCGAATCCCTGAACGCTTCTTCCCGGGCAAGTGTGACATATGG GTTTGGAATATCTCCTTCCTCAAGGGACAGTAA